The Streptomyces sp. NBC_01142 genome has a window encoding:
- a CDS encoding YigZ family protein yields MQDQYRTVAREGVHETEINRSRFICALAPAATEQEAQAFVARIRKEHPTATHNCFAYVIGADAAVQKASDDGEPGGTAGVPMLQMLMRREIRYAVAVVTRYYGGVKLGAGGLIRAYGGAVGEALDALGTLTRQRFRLATVTVDHQRAGKLENDLRATGRNVREVHYAEAVTIGIGLPDTEVDAFRAWLADTTAGTAGLELGGEAYGDA; encoded by the coding sequence ATGCAGGACCAGTACCGGACGGTCGCCCGCGAGGGTGTCCACGAGACCGAGATCAACCGATCGCGCTTCATCTGCGCGCTCGCCCCCGCGGCGACCGAGCAGGAGGCGCAGGCCTTCGTCGCACGCATCCGCAAGGAGCATCCGACCGCCACGCACAACTGCTTCGCGTATGTGATCGGCGCCGACGCCGCCGTACAGAAGGCGAGCGACGACGGCGAGCCGGGCGGCACCGCCGGAGTGCCCATGCTGCAGATGCTCATGCGCCGCGAGATCCGGTACGCCGTGGCCGTCGTCACCCGGTACTACGGGGGTGTGAAACTCGGCGCGGGCGGGCTGATCAGGGCCTACGGGGGAGCGGTGGGCGAAGCCCTGGACGCGCTCGGCACCCTCACCAGGCAGCGCTTCCGGCTGGCCACCGTCACCGTCGACCACCAGCGGGCGGGCAAGCTGGAGAACGATCTGCGGGCGACCGGACGGAACGTGCGCGAGGTGCACTACGCGGAGGCGGTGACCATCGGGATCGGGCTGCCGGACACCGAGGTCGACGCCTTCCGGGCGTGGCTGGCCGACACCACGGCGGGCACCGCGGGACTGGAGCTCGGCGGTGAAGCGTATGGAGATGCCTGA
- a CDS encoding exonuclease SbcCD subunit D, whose protein sequence is MRFLHTSDWHLGRSFHRVSLLDAQAAFLDHLVATVRERDVDAVLVAGDVYDRAVPPLAAVELFDEALHRLAAAGVPTVMISGNHDSARRLGVAAGLIERAGIHLRTDPAGCATPVLLGDAHGEVACYGLPYLEPALVKDEFRTEKARHEAVLGAAMERVRADLAGREPGTRSVVLAHAFVAGGEESDSERDITVGGVSAVPAGVFHGVDYVALGHLHGCQTITERVRYSGSPLAYSFSETHHRKTMWLLDLDAQGDITAERIDCPAPRPLARLRGTLDALLDDPALERHEQSFVEVTLTDPVRPAEPMARLTERFPHTLSLLFEPERSGEDSLASYAQRLKGRSDQQIAEDFVAHVRGGSGPDDGERTVLRGAFDDVRVDEGVREVAR, encoded by the coding sequence ATGAGATTCCTGCATACGTCGGACTGGCACCTGGGACGGTCGTTCCACCGGGTGAGCCTGCTCGACGCCCAGGCCGCGTTCCTCGACCACCTGGTGGCCACGGTGCGCGAGCGCGACGTGGACGCGGTGCTGGTCGCAGGGGATGTCTACGACCGGGCCGTGCCACCGCTCGCGGCCGTGGAGCTCTTCGACGAGGCGCTGCACCGGCTCGCCGCCGCGGGCGTACCGACCGTCATGATCTCCGGCAACCACGACTCGGCGCGCAGGCTCGGTGTCGCGGCGGGGCTCATCGAGCGCGCCGGGATACATCTGCGCACGGATCCGGCGGGGTGCGCCACCCCGGTGCTGCTCGGCGACGCCCACGGCGAGGTGGCCTGCTACGGACTGCCGTACCTGGAACCCGCCCTGGTGAAGGACGAGTTCAGAACCGAGAAGGCCCGTCACGAGGCGGTCCTCGGCGCGGCCATGGAGCGCGTACGCGCCGATCTCGCCGGCCGTGAGCCGGGCACCAGGTCCGTCGTCCTCGCCCATGCCTTCGTCGCCGGCGGAGAGGAGAGCGACAGCGAGCGCGACATCACCGTCGGCGGTGTCTCCGCCGTACCCGCCGGCGTCTTCCACGGTGTCGACTATGTCGCCCTCGGACATCTGCACGGCTGCCAGACGATCACTGAGCGCGTGCGCTACTCCGGATCACCCCTCGCCTACTCCTTCTCGGAGACCCACCACCGCAAGACCATGTGGCTCCTCGACCTCGACGCGCAGGGCGACATCACGGCCGAGCGCATCGACTGTCCCGCGCCCCGCCCGCTCGCCCGGCTGCGCGGCACGCTCGACGCGTTGCTCGACGACCCGGCGCTGGAGAGGCACGAGCAGTCGTTCGTGGAGGTGACCCTCACCGACCCGGTGCGCCCGGCGGAACCGATGGCGCGTCTCACCGAGCGGTTCCCGCACACGCTCAGCCTCCTCTTCGAGCCCGAACGCTCCGGCGAGGACAGCCTCGCGTCGTACGCACAGCGCCTGAAGGGGCGCAGCGACCAGCAGATCGCGGAGGACTTCGTGGCACATGTGCGCGGCGGCAGCGGACCCGACGACGGGGAACGCACGGTGCTGCGCGGCGCCTTCGACGACGTACGGGTGGACGAGGGCGTGCGCGAGGTGGCCCGGTGA
- a CDS encoding SMC family ATPase yields the protein MRLHRLTVTAFGPFGSGQEVDFDALSTAGIFLLHGPTGAGKTSVLDAVCFALYGAVPGARQSPGASLRSGHAPVGTSTEVCLELTVGGRRLEIRRRPAQPRPKARGKGFTTERAQSWLREYDSEGAEWKALSRSHQEIGEEITQLVGMSRDQFCQVVLLPQGDFARFLRADAEARGKLLGRLFDTRRFAAVEERLAEQRRAAEQQVRAGDERLLAVAHRMEQAAGAAAGGWPVPQQQPGDPGLAEAVLAWAAVARAGARETLDIADSALSASESRQAAARHALDAERELARLQQRYEDARQRADALATRRPEREQLQARLERARKAELVGPALRLRDDAEREHHSASAEHERVRALLPPDLADAGAEQLAVLERRLRQDLGGLDAARRAERRSAEITGERADLDRQARADDEILHDAAGWMAGWETARRSHQERIVAAQEAATRAENLAGQLEPARRRLQAARERDRLAARTEGAEDLLRTAREHAGTARESWLDLKERRLRGIAAELAAGLAPGTPCAVCGSSEHPAPARAGDGHVDRTAEDAAYQEHAAADAAKADAERELAVVREAFTAAREQARPMPPGPAAGDVDPDAAELLSVVRRLEREHADVHGVASGMHAAREALDRAEREHEGRLAALQQAERRAAARTSRREAIDREQAALESELTLAKGGAGSVAEHAALLERRVRILAEAAEAVRSVDMTAQRLKDADGRLADAAFRTGFDTPAAAAAALVGDAEQRDLQHRIDAWQTEAAAVADRLAEADTRSAAEHPAADPEAARASHDAAERALRDAASVLDAARERCAALARLSRQAETEVRRLGPLRAEYDRVARLAGLTAGTSADNERKMRLESYVLAARLEQVAAAATVRLQRMSSGRYTLVHSDARVGGRRSGLGLHVVDAWTGSERDTSTLSGGETFFASLALALGLADVVTDEAGGVRLDTLFIDEGFGSLDDQTLDEVLDVLDSLRERDRSVGIVSHVADLRRRIPAQLEVVKGRHGSAVRHRTAGVAD from the coding sequence GTGAGGCTGCACAGGCTGACCGTCACGGCGTTCGGCCCGTTCGGCTCCGGTCAGGAAGTCGATTTCGACGCGCTCTCCACCGCCGGGATCTTCCTCCTCCACGGCCCGACCGGCGCGGGCAAGACGTCCGTCCTCGACGCCGTCTGCTTCGCGCTGTACGGGGCGGTGCCGGGCGCACGGCAGAGCCCGGGCGCCTCGCTGCGCAGCGGCCACGCCCCCGTCGGCACCTCCACCGAGGTCTGCCTCGAACTGACCGTCGGGGGACGGCGGTTGGAGATCAGACGCCGTCCCGCCCAGCCGCGTCCCAAGGCCCGCGGGAAGGGGTTCACCACCGAACGCGCCCAGAGCTGGCTGCGCGAGTACGACTCCGAGGGCGCCGAGTGGAAGGCGCTGAGCCGCTCCCACCAGGAGATCGGCGAGGAGATCACCCAGCTCGTCGGGATGAGCCGCGACCAGTTCTGCCAGGTGGTGCTGCTGCCGCAGGGCGACTTCGCGCGTTTTCTGCGCGCCGACGCCGAAGCGCGCGGCAAGCTGCTCGGCCGGCTCTTCGACACCCGCCGCTTCGCCGCGGTCGAGGAGCGCCTGGCGGAACAGCGGCGCGCCGCGGAGCAGCAGGTACGGGCGGGAGACGAGCGGCTCCTCGCGGTCGCCCACCGGATGGAACAGGCAGCCGGCGCGGCGGCCGGCGGCTGGCCGGTTCCGCAGCAGCAGCCGGGCGACCCCGGACTCGCCGAGGCCGTCCTCGCCTGGGCCGCCGTCGCCCGTGCCGGAGCCCGGGAGACGCTGGACATCGCCGATTCCGCGCTGTCCGCCTCGGAGAGCAGGCAGGCAGCCGCCCGCCACGCCCTGGACGCCGAGCGTGAACTGGCCCGGCTGCAACAGCGGTACGAGGACGCGCGGCAACGGGCCGATGCGCTCGCGACGCGCCGTCCCGAGCGGGAACAGCTGCAGGCCAGGCTGGAGCGGGCGCGCAAGGCGGAGCTCGTGGGCCCCGCGCTGCGGCTGCGCGACGACGCCGAACGGGAGCACCACAGCGCGAGCGCGGAGCACGAGCGGGTGCGGGCCCTGCTCCCGCCCGACCTGGCGGACGCGGGCGCGGAACAGCTGGCGGTACTGGAGCGCCGGCTGCGCCAGGACCTGGGCGGCCTCGACGCCGCCCGCCGGGCGGAGCGGCGCAGCGCGGAGATCACCGGCGAGCGGGCGGACCTGGACCGCCAGGCCCGGGCCGACGACGAGATCCTCCACGACGCGGCGGGCTGGATGGCCGGCTGGGAGACCGCACGGCGAAGCCACCAGGAGCGGATCGTGGCCGCCCAGGAGGCGGCCACGCGTGCCGAGAACCTTGCGGGACAGCTCGAACCGGCCCGCCGCAGACTGCAGGCCGCACGCGAAAGGGACCGGCTGGCGGCGCGCACCGAGGGCGCCGAAGACCTGCTCCGTACGGCCCGCGAGCACGCCGGCACCGCCCGCGAGAGCTGGCTCGATCTCAAGGAACGCCGACTGCGGGGAATCGCCGCCGAGTTGGCGGCAGGCCTGGCGCCGGGCACACCGTGCGCGGTCTGCGGTTCGTCCGAACACCCCGCACCGGCCCGCGCCGGTGACGGGCACGTGGACCGTACGGCGGAGGACGCGGCGTACCAGGAGCATGCGGCGGCGGACGCCGCGAAAGCGGACGCGGAACGGGAACTGGCGGTGGTGCGCGAGGCGTTCACGGCGGCCCGGGAGCAGGCCCGTCCGATGCCGCCGGGACCTGCGGCCGGGGACGTCGATCCCGACGCGGCCGAACTGCTCTCGGTCGTCCGGCGGTTGGAGCGTGAGCACGCAGACGTGCATGGCGTGGCCTCCGGGATGCACGCCGCCCGCGAGGCGCTCGACCGGGCCGAGCGGGAGCATGAGGGGCGGCTCGCCGCGCTGCAGCAGGCCGAGCGCCGCGCCGCCGCACGTACGTCCCGGCGTGAAGCCATCGACCGTGAACAGGCGGCACTGGAGAGCGAGTTGACCCTGGCCAAGGGGGGTGCGGGCAGTGTCGCCGAGCATGCCGCCCTGCTGGAGCGGCGGGTGCGGATCCTTGCCGAGGCCGCAGAGGCCGTACGGTCCGTCGACATGACCGCGCAGCGTCTGAAGGACGCCGACGGCCGGCTGGCCGACGCGGCGTTCCGTACCGGGTTCGACACACCCGCGGCAGCCGCCGCCGCGCTGGTCGGCGACGCGGAACAGCGTGACCTCCAGCACCGCATCGACGCCTGGCAGACCGAGGCCGCCGCGGTCGCCGACCGGCTGGCCGAAGCGGACACCCGCAGCGCGGCCGAACACCCGGCCGCGGACCCCGAAGCGGCCCGGGCCTCCCATGACGCCGCCGAACGCGCCCTGCGCGACGCGGCGTCGGTGCTCGACGCCGCCCGCGAGCGGTGCGCCGCGCTCGCCCGGCTGTCGCGGCAGGCCGAGACGGAGGTACGGCGGCTCGGCCCGCTGCGTGCGGAGTACGACCGGGTGGCCCGGCTCGCCGGGCTCACCGCCGGCACCTCCGCCGACAACGAACGCAAGATGCGCCTCGAGTCGTACGTCCTGGCGGCCCGCCTCGAACAGGTTGCCGCGGCCGCCACCGTACGGCTCCAGCGCATGTCGTCCGGGCGGTACACCCTGGTGCACTCCGACGCCCGGGTGGGCGGCAGGCGATCCGGGCTCGGACTGCATGTCGTGGACGCCTGGACCGGCAGCGAGCGCGATACCTCGACCCTCTCCGGGGGCGAGACCTTCTTTGCCTCGCTCGCCCTGGCGCTGGGCCTCGCCGATGTGGTGACCGACGAGGCCGGCGGCGTACGACTGGACACCCTCTTCATCGACGAGGGCTTCGGCAGCCTGGACGACCAGACGCTGGACGAGGTGCTGGACGTGCTCGACTCGCTGCGCGAGAGGGACCGCAGCGTGGGCATCGTCAGCCATGTCGCCGATCTGCGCCGCCGTATCCCCGCGCAGCTGGAGGTCGTCAAGGGCCGGCACGGCTCGGCGGTGCGCCACCGCACGGCAGGGGTCGCCGACTGA
- a CDS encoding Lrp/AsnC family transcriptional regulator: protein MTGYSPDATDWRILHALQNQGRATFAELARAVSMSASAVTERVRRLEEAGVITGYAAVVDQERLGLPILAFVRLRYPNGNYKPFHDLLETTTEILEAHHVTGDDCFVLKVAARSMSHLEEVSGKIGALGSVTTSIVYSSPLPRRAVGG from the coding sequence ATGACCGGATATTCACCGGACGCCACCGACTGGCGCATCCTTCACGCCCTGCAGAACCAGGGCCGGGCCACTTTTGCCGAGCTGGCCAGGGCCGTTTCCATGTCCGCGAGCGCCGTCACCGAGCGCGTGCGGCGGCTGGAGGAGGCCGGGGTCATCACGGGCTACGCCGCGGTCGTCGACCAGGAGCGGCTGGGGCTGCCCATCCTGGCCTTCGTGCGGCTGCGCTACCCCAACGGCAACTACAAGCCCTTCCATGACCTGCTGGAGACGACGACCGAGATCCTCGAGGCCCACCATGTGACGGGCGACGACTGCTTCGTACTCAAGGTCGCCGCCCGCTCGATGAGTCATCTCGAAGAGGTCTCGGGGAAGATCGGCGCGCTGGGGTCGGTCACGACGAGCATCGTCTACTCCTCGCCGCTGCCGCGCCGCGCGGTCGGCGGCTGA
- a CDS encoding rhodanese-like domain-containing protein: protein MTTTQLTASQAPATANAVLRVPPASPAAAAAYFGAGLAFHADVSDVASALAAGGDPGFVVLDSRSTESWDQGHVPGAVHLPTALIPEQAEQLLDKSVPVITYCWGPGCNGATRAALALAELGYQVKEMLGGFEYWAREGFAFETWEGSAKRAADPLTAPVDSDDCGC from the coding sequence ATGACGACGACGCAGCTCACCGCTTCCCAGGCTCCCGCGACCGCCAACGCCGTGCTCCGTGTCCCGCCGGCCTCTCCCGCCGCTGCGGCCGCCTACTTCGGCGCCGGCCTGGCCTTTCACGCCGATGTCTCCGACGTCGCCTCGGCGTTGGCGGCCGGCGGTGACCCCGGATTCGTCGTCCTCGACTCCCGCTCCACCGAGTCCTGGGACCAGGGGCACGTTCCCGGTGCCGTCCACCTGCCGACCGCGCTGATCCCGGAGCAGGCGGAGCAGCTGCTGGACAAGTCCGTGCCGGTCATCACGTACTGCTGGGGCCCGGGCTGCAACGGTGCGACGCGCGCCGCCCTCGCCCTCGCCGAACTCGGCTACCAGGTCAAGGAGATGCTCGGCGGCTTCGAGTACTGGGCCCGTGAGGGCTTCGCGTTCGAGACCTGGGAGGGCAGCGCCAAGCGCGCCGCCGACCCGCTCACGGCGCCCGTCGACTCCGACGACTGCGGCTGCTGA
- a CDS encoding DUF885 domain-containing protein, producing the protein MPDTSSSALPRQVADAYVDALIELDPTVGTYLGVRESSGLLPDYSPAGQEAFAELTRETLARLDDAEKLPGAESDAERRCGRLLRERLTAELAVHEADEGLRTVSNMRSPAHTVREVFTVTPTETDEDWGAVAQRLRAVPGALEGYRSSLALGLERKLLGGPRATETFVGQLTEWIGTDRSWFEDFAAGGPLTLRAELDEAARSATGALVELRDWVRDVYAPAVADAPDTVGRERYARWSRFFNGTDLDLDEAYAYGWSEYHRLLAEMKTEADKILPGAGPWEALAHLDVHGEHIEGEEEVRAWLQKLMDEAIEALDGTHFELAERVRKVESRIAPPGGAAAPYYTGPSEDFTRPGRTWLPTMGATRFPVYDLVSTWYHEGVPGHHLQIAQWVHVADQLSRYQATIGGVSANAEGWALYAERLMDELGFLPDPERRLGYLDAQMMRACRVIVDIGMHLELEIPADSPFHPGERWTPELGQEFFGSHSGRPADFVESELTRYLSVPAQAIGYKLGERAWLLGRENARKAHGDAFDAKAWHMAALSQGSLGLDDLVDELSKL; encoded by the coding sequence ATGCCAGACACTTCCAGCAGCGCGCTGCCCCGCCAGGTCGCCGACGCCTATGTCGACGCACTCATCGAACTCGACCCCACCGTGGGCACCTACTTGGGGGTCAGGGAGAGCTCGGGTCTTCTTCCCGACTACTCACCGGCCGGTCAGGAGGCCTTTGCCGAACTCACCCGCGAGACACTCGCCAGGCTCGACGATGCCGAAAAGCTGCCGGGTGCCGAGAGCGATGCGGAACGGCGCTGCGGCCGACTGTTGCGGGAGCGTCTGACGGCCGAACTCGCCGTGCACGAGGCGGATGAGGGACTGCGCACGGTGAGCAATATGCGCTCGCCCGCGCACACCGTGCGCGAGGTCTTCACCGTGACGCCGACGGAGACCGATGAGGACTGGGGGGCCGTCGCCCAGCGGCTGCGGGCGGTCCCGGGTGCCCTGGAGGGCTACCGGTCCTCGCTGGCGCTGGGACTTGAGCGGAAGCTACTGGGTGGCCCGCGCGCCACGGAGACGTTTGTCGGTCAGCTGACCGAGTGGATCGGTACGGACCGGAGCTGGTTCGAGGACTTCGCGGCGGGCGGCCCCCTCACGCTCCGCGCCGAACTCGACGAGGCGGCTCGCTCCGCGACCGGGGCACTGGTCGAACTGCGGGACTGGGTGCGCGATGTCTACGCCCCGGCCGTGGCGGACGCGCCCGACACGGTCGGCCGTGAGCGCTACGCCCGCTGGTCGCGCTTCTTCAACGGCACCGACCTCGACCTCGACGAGGCGTATGCATACGGCTGGTCCGAGTACCACCGGCTGCTGGCCGAGATGAAGACCGAGGCGGACAAGATCCTTCCGGGCGCCGGGCCCTGGGAGGCGCTCGCCCATCTCGACGTGCACGGTGAGCACATCGAGGGGGAGGAGGAGGTGCGGGCCTGGCTGCAGAAGCTGATGGACGAGGCGATCGAGGCGCTGGACGGCACCCACTTCGAACTCGCCGAGCGGGTACGGAAGGTGGAGTCCCGAATCGCTCCGCCGGGCGGCGCGGCGGCGCCGTACTACACCGGTCCGTCCGAGGACTTCACCCGCCCCGGCCGCACCTGGCTGCCGACCATGGGCGCCACCCGCTTCCCGGTGTATGACCTGGTGTCGACCTGGTACCACGAGGGCGTGCCCGGTCACCATCTGCAGATCGCGCAGTGGGTGCATGTCGCGGACCAGCTGTCCCGCTACCAGGCGACGATCGGCGGGGTCAGCGCCAATGCCGAGGGCTGGGCGCTGTACGCGGAGCGGCTGATGGACGAGCTGGGCTTCCTGCCCGACCCTGAGCGCAGGCTCGGCTACCTGGACGCGCAGATGATGCGGGCGTGCCGGGTGATCGTGGACATCGGCATGCATCTGGAACTGGAGATCCCGGCGGACTCGCCGTTCCATCCCGGCGAGCGCTGGACGCCTGAGCTGGGGCAGGAGTTCTTCGGCAGCCACAGCGGCCGGCCGGCGGACTTCGTGGAGAGCGAGCTGACGCGCTATCTGTCGGTTCCGGCGCAGGCCATCGGTTACAAGCTGGGCGAGCGGGCGTGGCTGCTGGGACGGGAGAACGCCCGCAAGGCGCACGGTGACGCGTTCGACGCGAAGGCGTGGCACATGGCGGCGCTGTCACAGGGCTCGCTGGGGCTCGACGACCTGGTCGACGAACTGTCCAAGCTCTGA
- a CDS encoding Lrp/AsnC family transcriptional regulator, with amino-acid sequence MAESVALDAVDLEILRLLQNDARTTYRDLAAEVGVAPSTCLDRVARLRRSGVILGHRLALDPARLGRGLQALLLVQVRPHRRELIGPFVERIRALPESRALFHLTGPDDYLVHVAVTDTADLQRLVLDEFTSRREVARVETRLIFQQWDCGPLLPPSTGD; translated from the coding sequence ATGGCTGAAAGTGTCGCACTGGACGCGGTTGATCTTGAGATACTCCGCCTCCTGCAGAACGACGCCCGGACCACCTACCGCGATCTGGCGGCCGAGGTCGGAGTGGCGCCTTCCACCTGTCTGGACCGGGTCGCGAGGCTGCGCCGCTCCGGCGTGATCCTCGGGCACCGGCTGGCCCTGGATCCCGCCCGGCTGGGGCGTGGCCTGCAGGCTCTCCTGCTGGTCCAGGTGCGGCCGCACCGACGCGAACTGATCGGACCGTTCGTCGAGCGGATCCGCGCACTGCCCGAGTCCCGGGCGCTGTTCCATCTCACCGGCCCCGACGACTATCTGGTTCATGTCGCAGTGACGGACACAGCGGATCTGCAGCGGCTGGTGCTCGACGAGTTCACCTCGCGGCGTGAAGTCGCCCGTGTCGAAACCCGATTGATCTTCCAGCAGTGGGACTGCGGCCCGCTGCTCCCTCCCTCGACAGGCGACTGA
- a CDS encoding PLP-dependent aspartate aminotransferase family protein, with protein MENAALAAPAPRALATEAVHAGRDDLAELGVHAPPIDLSTTYPSHDAAGEAARIDAFAATGERPEGPPVYARLDNPTTARFETALARLEGAESAVAFASGMAALTAVLLVRASMGLRHVVAVRPLYGCSDHLLNAGLLGTEVTWTDPAGIADAIRPETGLVMVETPANPTLAEIDLRAVRHACGSVPLLVDSTFATPVLQRPLEEGARIVLHSATKYLGGHGDVMGGVVACDEEFARKLRQVRFATGGVLHPMAGYLLLRGLSTLPVRVRAASVTAADLARRLGADPRIARVHYPSIGGAMVSFEVYGDPHQVISGVRLITPAVSLGSVDTLIQHPASISHRIVAEGDRRSAGVSDRLLRLSVGLEDVEDLWRDLTEALSAQPVRSGGVDARESRRVAR; from the coding sequence ATGGAGAACGCAGCTCTCGCCGCCCCCGCACCCCGGGCGCTGGCCACCGAAGCCGTGCACGCCGGACGCGACGATCTCGCGGAGCTCGGCGTGCACGCCCCGCCGATCGATCTGTCCACCACCTACCCGTCGCACGATGCCGCCGGGGAGGCCGCGCGGATCGACGCCTTCGCGGCCACCGGTGAGCGGCCGGAGGGCCCGCCCGTCTACGCCCGGCTGGACAATCCGACCACGGCCCGTTTCGAGACGGCGCTCGCCCGGCTGGAAGGGGCCGAGAGCGCGGTGGCCTTCGCCAGCGGGATGGCGGCCCTCACCGCCGTACTGCTGGTGCGGGCGAGCATGGGGCTGCGCCATGTGGTCGCCGTGCGGCCCCTGTATGGATGTAGTGACCATCTTCTCAATGCCGGCCTGCTCGGGACCGAGGTGACCTGGACCGACCCCGCGGGCATCGCCGACGCGATCCGGCCCGAGACCGGTCTGGTGATGGTGGAGACGCCCGCCAACCCCACCCTTGCGGAGATCGACCTGCGCGCCGTCCGGCACGCCTGCGGCTCGGTGCCGCTGCTCGTCGACAGCACCTTTGCCACGCCCGTCCTTCAGCGGCCTCTCGAGGAGGGCGCGCGGATCGTGCTGCACAGCGCGACCAAGTATCTGGGCGGGCACGGCGATGTGATGGGCGGGGTGGTGGCCTGTGACGAGGAGTTCGCCCGCAAGCTGCGCCAGGTGCGGTTCGCGACCGGCGGCGTCCTGCATCCGATGGCCGGATATCTGCTCCTTCGCGGTCTCTCCACCCTGCCGGTACGGGTCCGGGCCGCCTCCGTCACCGCGGCCGACCTGGCCCGACGGCTGGGCGCCGACCCGCGGATCGCCCGGGTCCACTATCCGAGCATCGGCGGGGCGATGGTCTCCTTCGAGGTGTACGGGGACCCGCACCAGGTGATTTCGGGCGTACGGCTGATCACGCCGGCCGTCAGTCTCGGCAGCGTCGACACCCTGATCCAGCACCCGGCCTCCATCAGCCACCGCATCGTGGCGGAGGGAGACCGGCGCTCGGCGGGCGTCAGCGACCGGCTGCTGCGGCTGTCGGTCGGTCTTGAGGACGTTGAGGACCTGTGGCGGGATCTGACCGAGGCGCTCAGCGCTCAGCCTGTTCGTAGCGGGGGAGTGGACGCACGGGAGTCGCGTCGAGTCGCGCGGTGA
- a CDS encoding GNAT family N-acetyltransferase has protein sequence MTDVTSAKSARRPHHWRRDLIELAALFTAVAVADAVANMIGHTPDGPFLLIASAVALVATAAFHTWWARHHSHAPPTAGPAATGPATQEEGRETALWRMRTTVQDTPGSLAALCTTLARHRVDILTLQTHPLADGTVDEFLLRAPASLQAQHLTREVSAAGGTSTWIERADAHDLVDTPTRVLGLATRTALDAAELPLALRQLLGRCTIHSLPAVSLTGRPTGDTPPVEGVLEETVMRLRDPNGGAITVERPYLPFTPTEFARARALVELDARLGSRIPRSEDVLTLPEGNEITVRRVDQSDLAAARAMHDRCSERTLGLRYHGPVGDADRYLNHLLSPRFGRTLAVQTASGRLVALGHLLWDGDETEVALLVEDDWQRRGIGSELLGRLVALATEAGCGSVYAVTQSSNTGMVAAMRGLGLPLDYQIEEGTLVVTARLDATPVRPLPRYEQAER, from the coding sequence ATGACAGATGTGACTTCTGCGAAGAGTGCCCGCCGTCCACACCACTGGCGGCGGGATCTCATCGAGCTGGCAGCCTTGTTCACCGCCGTCGCGGTCGCCGACGCCGTCGCGAACATGATCGGGCACACACCGGACGGTCCGTTCCTGCTCATCGCCTCGGCCGTGGCCCTCGTCGCCACGGCCGCCTTCCACACATGGTGGGCACGACACCACAGTCATGCCCCTCCGACGGCGGGGCCCGCCGCGACGGGCCCCGCCACCCAGGAAGAGGGGCGCGAGACCGCGTTGTGGAGGATGCGCACCACCGTGCAGGACACGCCCGGCAGCCTGGCGGCGCTCTGCACGACCCTCGCCCGGCACCGGGTGGACATCCTCACCCTGCAGACCCACCCGCTGGCCGACGGTACGGTCGACGAGTTCCTGCTGCGTGCCCCCGCGTCCCTCCAGGCCCAGCACCTCACCCGGGAGGTCTCGGCGGCGGGCGGCACCAGCACCTGGATCGAGCGCGCCGACGCCCACGATCTCGTCGACACCCCGACCCGGGTCCTCGGCCTTGCCACCCGTACGGCGCTGGACGCGGCCGAACTGCCGCTCGCACTGCGCCAGTTGCTCGGCCGCTGCACGATCCACTCCCTGCCTGCCGTCTCGCTGACCGGCAGGCCCACCGGGGACACCCCGCCCGTGGAGGGTGTACTGGAAGAGACGGTAATGCGCCTGCGCGACCCGAACGGCGGCGCCATCACCGTCGAGCGGCCCTATCTCCCCTTCACACCGACCGAGTTCGCCAGGGCCCGGGCCCTGGTCGAGCTCGACGCCCGGCTCGGCTCGCGCATCCCCCGCAGCGAGGACGTCCTCACCCTCCCCGAGGGCAACGAGATCACCGTACGGCGCGTGGACCAGAGTGATCTCGCAGCCGCCCGCGCCATGCACGACCGGTGCTCCGAGCGCACTCTGGGCCTGCGCTACCACGGCCCGGTCGGCGACGCCGACCGCTATCTCAACCACCTGCTCAGTCCGCGCTTCGGCCGTACTCTCGCCGTCCAGACGGCCTCCGGCCGGCTCGTCGCCCTCGGGCATCTCCTCTGGGACGGCGACGAGACCGAGGTCGCGCTGCTCGTCGAGGACGACTGGCAGCGCAGGGGCATCGGCTCGGAGCTGCTCGGCCGCCTGGTCGCACTCGCGACCGAGGCCGGCTGCGGCAGTGTCTATGCCGTCACCCAGTCCTCGAACACCGGCATGGTCGCGGCCATGCGCGGTCTCGGCCTGCCGCTCGACTACCAGATCGAGGAGGGCACGCTGGTGGTCACCGCGCGACTCGACGCGACTCCCGTGCGTCCACTCCCCCGCTACGAACAGGCTGAGCGCTGA